The following are encoded together in the Thermosipho japonicus genome:
- the dnaG gene encoding DNA primase, whose protein sequence is MLKDTIEEIKSKIDIVELISRYVSLQKVGNSYRGLCPFHTETTPSFYVNPSFKTYHCFGCGASGDVIKFVQEIEGIQFMEALKKLADEAGVKIEYSSSNSFQQLYFNFYKELHKEYMGKLFDERIALDYLFSRGFSEEEIKEYEFGFSPINSKIPQKIAKKLDIKSLKKFGFSNHDQFEGRLIIPIKNEYSNVIAFGGRLLGEGQPKYLNSYETDLFKKSKTLFLLDIAKDKIKTADFAIICEGYFDAIAFHRADFKNAVATLGTAFTKFHAFSIKKLTQNVILAFDTDSAGVKAALQSIKILISMQFNVMVAGKTKEKDPDEIYKTQGSSGLYSFLKEAIPAEEFIPYVLSKNYDLNNSNAIPLYTRELKNWEKIFENFPEKLETFRKTAERISKTSIAVSVPKPKQKTNLPTLDEMVIYLLLNNPKVDIELNLKIFNELTQEFIKSLKNLKNFSFEKLSKDLQKYIENILKKMEKFEINEEYINTVKKKIEEKTLEKRIEEIDKYLNSATDEEKRVLLQTRMELVRKLKKLGR, encoded by the coding sequence ATTCTTAAAGACACTATTGAAGAAATCAAATCAAAAATTGATATAGTTGAACTTATTTCCCGTTATGTAAGTCTACAAAAAGTGGGAAATAGTTATCGTGGCTTGTGTCCTTTCCACACAGAAACAACACCTTCCTTCTATGTAAATCCATCCTTTAAGACATACCACTGCTTTGGCTGTGGAGCGTCTGGGGATGTGATTAAGTTTGTTCAGGAAATTGAAGGTATACAATTCATGGAAGCATTAAAAAAACTGGCTGACGAAGCAGGAGTAAAAATTGAATACAGCTCATCGAATAGCTTTCAACAGCTATACTTTAATTTTTATAAAGAACTTCATAAAGAATATATGGGAAAGTTATTTGATGAAAGAATTGCCCTTGATTATTTATTTTCAAGAGGTTTTAGTGAAGAAGAAATAAAGGAATATGAATTTGGTTTTTCACCTATAAATTCTAAAATCCCTCAAAAAATTGCTAAAAAATTAGATATTAAATCCTTGAAAAAATTTGGTTTTTCAAATCATGATCAATTTGAAGGAAGATTAATAATACCAATTAAAAATGAATATTCAAATGTTATAGCATTTGGTGGAAGACTCTTAGGTGAAGGTCAACCAAAATACCTTAATTCATATGAAACAGATCTTTTTAAAAAATCGAAAACCCTCTTTTTACTAGATATTGCAAAAGACAAAATTAAAACTGCAGATTTTGCCATTATTTGTGAAGGCTATTTTGATGCTATTGCATTTCATAGAGCTGATTTTAAAAACGCCGTTGCAACACTTGGAACAGCCTTTACAAAATTTCACGCTTTTTCTATTAAAAAACTTACCCAAAATGTTATCTTAGCTTTTGATACTGATAGTGCTGGAGTAAAAGCAGCTCTTCAAAGTATAAAAATACTAATTTCAATGCAATTTAATGTTATGGTTGCTGGAAAAACAAAAGAAAAAGATCCTGACGAAATTTACAAAACTCAAGGTAGTTCTGGACTATATTCTTTCTTAAAAGAAGCAATACCAGCTGAAGAATTTATCCCTTATGTTTTAAGCAAAAACTATGATTTAAACAACTCAAATGCAATACCTCTCTATACAAGAGAACTCAAAAACTGGGAAAAAATATTCGAAAATTTTCCAGAAAAACTTGAAACATTTAGAAAAACTGCTGAAAGGATATCAAAAACGAGCATAGCCGTTTCTGTACCTAAGCCAAAACAAAAAACTAATCTTCCAACCTTAGATGAAATGGTTATATATTTACTTTTAAACAATCCGAAAGTTGATATAGAACTAAACCTGAAAATATTTAATGAACTTACCCAAGAATTCATTAAATCTTTAAAAAATCTTAAGAACTTTTCATTTGAAAAATTGTCCAAAGATTTGCAAAAATATATTGAAAATATATTGAAAAAAATGGAAAAATTTGAAATAAATGAAGAGTATATAAACACAGTAAAGAAAAAAATTGAAGAAAAAACTTTAGAAAAAAGGATAGAAGAAATAGATAAATATTTAAACTCAGCAACAGATGAAGAAAAAAGGGTGCTTTTACAAACAAGAATGGAACTTGTTAGAAAGCTCAAAAAACTTGGGAGGTGA
- the rpoD gene encoding RNA polymerase sigma factor RpoD — translation MAKKKTVDSLDSKIEKLIAIGKEKGFVTYEDIDKMFPPEKADEFDGNVLEKVYEELEKNNVAITEESTNDGIEDVTLEDFLEESPKFYDNMATKDLIKMYLKDIGKIPLLSQSMERELARRAQLGDERAKQKLVESNLRLVVSIAKRYVGKGLSFLDLIQEGNVGLLKAVEKFDWKKGYKFSTYATWWIRQAITRAIADQARTIRVPVHMVETINKVQKIMREYYQEHGTEIPIEELAKLIGKPVEKVEEILQAAKETTSLEAPVGEDDDSTVGDFIADETIASPKKEAMRMLIREEVDKVLETLNDREKLVLKMRYGLIDGKAKTLEEVGQYFNVTRERIRQIEVKALRKLRHPSRSRYLKLLFKMLDES, via the coding sequence ATGGCAAAGAAAAAAACTGTAGATTCTTTAGATTCAAAAATTGAAAAACTCATAGCTATTGGAAAAGAAAAAGGCTTTGTTACATATGAAGATATTGACAAGATGTTCCCGCCAGAAAAGGCAGATGAGTTTGATGGAAATGTATTAGAAAAAGTCTACGAAGAGCTTGAAAAAAACAATGTTGCAATTACTGAAGAAAGTACAAACGATGGAATTGAAGATGTAACTTTGGAAGATTTCTTAGAAGAATCTCCAAAGTTTTATGACAATATGGCAACTAAAGACTTAATAAAGATGTACTTAAAAGACATTGGAAAGATTCCACTTTTAAGTCAGTCAATGGAGAGAGAACTTGCAAGACGCGCACAACTTGGAGATGAAAGGGCAAAGCAAAAATTGGTAGAATCTAATCTAAGACTAGTTGTAAGTATAGCTAAAAGATATGTCGGAAAAGGTCTTTCATTCTTAGACCTTATACAAGAAGGTAATGTTGGTCTTTTAAAGGCCGTTGAAAAATTTGATTGGAAAAAAGGTTATAAATTCTCAACTTATGCAACATGGTGGATCCGTCAGGCAATTACTCGTGCAATAGCAGATCAGGCAAGAACTATAAGGGTTCCAGTACATATGGTAGAAACAATAAATAAAGTTCAGAAGATAATGAGAGAGTATTATCAAGAACATGGAACAGAAATACCAATTGAAGAACTTGCAAAATTAATCGGAAAACCTGTAGAAAAAGTTGAGGAAATTCTACAAGCAGCAAAAGAAACAACTTCTCTTGAGGCACCAGTTGGTGAAGACGATGATTCAACTGTAGGAGACTTTATCGCAGATGAAACGATCGCTTCACCAAAGAAAGAAGCAATGAGAATGTTAATACGTGAAGAAGTAGATAAAGTTCTTGAAACATTAAATGATAGAGAAAAGTTGGTTCTTAAAATGAGGTATGGTCTTATAGATGGAAAAGCAAAAACCCTTGAAGAAGTAGGACAATATTTTAATGTAACAAGAGAAAGAATTAGACAAATAGAAGTTAAGGCTTTAAGAAAACTAAGACATCCTTCAAGAAGTAGATATTTAAAGCTTTTATTCAAAATGCTTGATGAATCATGA
- a CDS encoding ABC transporter permease translates to MIKIAFRNFFSNFKLSLLVILGSMIATMLVVGALSLNDSVNSWFNSKLRNNFGNIDIVAKDKSDTFFFPKTLNVEQVEKYLNKYKNEGVVKDFVFTYLVSSRIKHNGNFYDIFAIGYDEKIKEFSKKDIDGIILSSDLAKTLNITQGDTITIITPSGSKELKIDHIGLEEFNFRGETGMTNGSIFIPKDLMLNLRMYTYNAPNTVFISLNLDLKKHLEFSEKLSKDLDLRTTPTKYNLKYSPLNKVIGYLFLGFSGFSILSSFLFISNFFGVLAEDRRKTLGTLRALGLSKKKSGIILFLEGLMYIISSSIVGALLGIIFGRYLLSFVNNLPNIASSDTTIAEKIPYVITYKSIFLGILISIILPIILLITRSISFSKIPPVVLLSEEQILPKKRWVFILAFLIVVAFFFINPLYSLSVLIILISVFFKKSYVQLLAGVLSILTIYNKIGTGERWDYLARSGIFLAASVVIIFSILPLIKNVIRKFYSLSNILAISYIEKQKMRNYIVFFVYAIITLVILLTAVIPSSVFNYVDKKLDSGIVGYNFLIIENPLKSFFKTDYYETDENFKSMFENLVKIQLVNAKLDNRNLTIILAKSGIEKSLKIENVKVNDLSLKEGIANKEIFSKDSTYTFLIKGILPGISARFYENFKVVDTFDPKNVIVPFDGIFVYDKKVSGALQGYAGVVKDEYVNQAKNTIYEKFDAPLYVTEELNKVFLSIKYFINVAVQLFYFGFISGFSGLTILSLKNVYERKRIIGSLKALGVNRKTIFSFFITEAFLIVTIAILTAIITTFFITMDLTTMISSELPDFSITIPWIQIIEIIAGIYLITSIFTIYPANLAQKISPAEAIRVFD, encoded by the coding sequence ATGATAAAAATAGCCTTTAGAAACTTCTTTTCAAATTTTAAACTCTCTTTGCTTGTAATACTTGGAAGTATGATCGCAACAATGTTGGTTGTTGGAGCTCTTTCATTGAACGATTCTGTAAATAGCTGGTTTAATTCTAAATTAAGAAATAATTTTGGAAATATAGACATTGTTGCAAAAGATAAAAGTGATACATTCTTTTTTCCAAAAACACTAAATGTGGAACAAGTAGAAAAATATCTTAATAAATATAAAAATGAAGGTGTTGTAAAAGATTTCGTCTTTACCTATCTGGTGTCTTCAAGAATAAAACATAATGGCAATTTTTATGATATTTTTGCCATCGGTTATGATGAAAAAATAAAGGAATTTTCAAAAAAAGATATAGATGGAATCATTTTATCTAGTGATCTTGCAAAAACTCTAAACATAACACAAGGCGACACAATAACAATCATAACTCCAAGCGGAAGTAAAGAATTAAAAATTGATCACATTGGACTTGAAGAATTTAACTTCCGTGGAGAAACTGGTATGACAAATGGTAGTATTTTTATTCCAAAAGACTTGATGCTGAATCTAAGAATGTACACATATAACGCTCCAAATACTGTCTTTATATCATTAAATCTTGATTTAAAAAAGCATCTAGAATTTTCTGAAAAGCTCTCTAAAGACCTTGATCTAAGAACCACTCCAACCAAATATAACTTGAAATACTCACCATTAAATAAAGTTATAGGCTATCTATTTCTTGGATTCAGTGGATTTTCTATACTAAGCAGCTTTTTATTCATATCAAACTTTTTCGGTGTACTTGCTGAAGATCGAAGAAAAACACTTGGAACTTTACGAGCATTGGGACTTTCAAAGAAAAAAAGTGGTATTATCCTTTTTTTGGAAGGATTGATGTATATAATCTCTTCTTCAATTGTTGGAGCACTACTTGGAATTATTTTTGGTAGGTACCTGCTCTCTTTTGTAAATAACCTTCCAAATATTGCATCATCAGACACAACTATTGCTGAAAAAATTCCATACGTGATAACATATAAATCAATTTTCCTTGGGATTTTAATTTCAATTATTTTACCAATAATATTATTAATTACTAGAAGCATTTCATTTTCTAAAATTCCACCAGTCGTTCTTCTCTCAGAAGAACAAATACTACCTAAAAAAAGATGGGTATTTATATTAGCATTTTTAATCGTTGTAGCTTTCTTTTTTATTAATCCACTTTATTCACTGTCTGTGCTAATAATCTTAATATCTGTTTTCTTTAAAAAAAGTTATGTGCAACTTCTTGCGGGAGTCCTTTCCATTCTCACCATTTACAACAAAATAGGGACGGGAGAAAGATGGGATTATCTTGCAAGATCAGGAATATTTTTAGCGGCAAGTGTAGTAATAATATTTTCCATTCTTCCTTTAATAAAAAACGTTATTAGAAAATTCTATAGCCTTTCAAACATACTTGCAATTTCATACATTGAAAAACAAAAAATGAGAAACTACATAGTATTCTTTGTCTATGCAATAATAACTCTTGTAATACTTTTAACAGCTGTTATTCCAAGTAGCGTTTTTAATTATGTTGACAAAAAACTTGATAGCGGAATTGTAGGTTATAACTTTTTAATTATAGAAAACCCATTAAAAAGTTTTTTCAAAACAGATTACTACGAAACAGATGAAAATTTTAAATCAATGTTTGAAAACCTTGTAAAAATACAACTTGTAAACGCAAAACTTGATAATAGAAATCTTACGATTATACTTGCAAAAAGCGGCATTGAAAAATCTTTAAAAATTGAAAATGTAAAAGTTAATGACTTATCTTTAAAGGAAGGAATAGCAAATAAAGAAATCTTTTCTAAGGATTCAACCTATACTTTTTTGATAAAAGGAATACTGCCAGGTATAAGTGCCAGATTTTACGAAAATTTTAAAGTAGTCGATACTTTTGATCCCAAAAATGTTATAGTCCCATTCGATGGAATATTTGTTTACGATAAAAAGGTATCTGGTGCCCTACAAGGATATGCCGGGGTTGTAAAAGATGAATACGTAAATCAAGCTAAAAATACAATATATGAAAAATTCGATGCCCCATTATATGTTACTGAAGAGCTTAATAAAGTATTCTTGAGTATAAAATACTTTATAAATGTCGCTGTACAACTATTTTATTTTGGTTTTATAAGCGGCTTTTCTGGACTTACAATTCTTAGCCTAAAGAACGTATATGAAAGAAAAAGAATAATAGGTTCTCTAAAAGCTTTGGGAGTAAATAGAAAAACTATTTTTTCATTCTTTATTACCGAAGCATTTTTAATAGTTACTATTGCTATATTAACAGCAATAATTACAACATTCTTCATTACCATGGATTTAACTACTATGATCTCAAGCGAATTACCTGACTTTTCAATAACTATCCCATGGATTCAAATAATTGAAATAATTGCAGGTATTTACTTAATTACAAGTATATTTACAATTTATCCTGCAAACCTTGCACAAAAAATAAGTCCTGCCGAAGCTATAAGGGTTTTTGATTAA
- the rpmB gene encoding 50S ribosomal protein L28: MAKCQICGKGPVSGKNVSHSNRRTNRWFRPNLQKVRVLREDGTVKRMWVCTDCLSAGKVKRYVSKSIEA, encoded by the coding sequence ATGGCAAAATGTCAAATTTGCGGAAAAGGACCCGTTTCCGGAAAGAACGTATCGCATTCAAACAGAAGAACAAATAGATGGTTCAGACCAAACTTACAAAAAGTAAGAGTCTTAAGAGAAGATGGAACAGTAAAAAGAATGTGGGTTTGTACCGACTGTCTAAGCGCAGGAAAGGTAAAAAGATACGTCAGCAAATCAATCGAAGCATAA
- the alr gene encoding alanine racemase, with translation MGTESRRTFAEININNYIDNLKYFQKKCNPAKVMPVIKANAYGHGAVMLAKAAEKMGIDYLAVAFLEEALILRKNGINTNILVFNYLDKDFVPIAADNNITITIISNEQVEEYKDLIKKPKVHINIDTGMNRVGIEPKDAMKVYEKLISYGFKVEGAYTHFAVADSLKKEDIEFTKKQYEKFLEVDLPVKIKHTNNSAASLSGIISCGNYVRIGIASYGLMPSNQVKDENLKPVLTWKSVVSHVKTLKKGETVSYGRTFTAPYDMKVATIPVGYADGYWRHLSNNGEVLINGKRRKILGRVCMDQFVVEADDEVKIGDEVILIGRQGNEFISAEEIADKVGTINYEVTCRISERVPRIYKGVEF, from the coding sequence ATGGGTACGGAAAGTAGAAGAACGTTTGCGGAAATAAATATAAATAACTATATTGATAATCTTAAATACTTTCAAAAAAAATGTAACCCGGCAAAGGTAATGCCCGTTATAAAAGCTAACGCCTACGGGCACGGTGCAGTAATGTTAGCAAAAGCTGCAGAAAAAATGGGGATTGATTATCTTGCAGTTGCATTTTTGGAAGAAGCATTAATTTTAAGAAAAAATGGGATAAATACCAATATTCTAGTTTTTAACTATCTGGATAAAGACTTTGTTCCCATTGCAGCTGATAATAATATTACAATTACAATAATTTCAAATGAGCAGGTTGAAGAATATAAGGATTTAATCAAAAAGCCAAAGGTTCATATAAATATAGATACCGGTATGAATAGAGTTGGAATTGAGCCAAAAGATGCTATGAAAGTTTACGAAAAATTAATTTCATATGGATTTAAAGTTGAAGGTGCATACACACATTTTGCCGTAGCAGACTCTTTAAAGAAAGAAGATATTGAATTTACAAAAAAACAATATGAAAAATTTTTAGAGGTTGATTTACCTGTTAAAATAAAGCATACAAATAACAGTGCTGCCTCATTATCGGGAATCATATCTTGTGGAAATTATGTAAGAATAGGTATTGCAAGTTATGGCTTAATGCCAAGCAATCAAGTAAAAGATGAAAATTTAAAACCAGTTTTGACGTGGAAAAGTGTCGTATCTCACGTAAAAACACTGAAAAAAGGTGAAACCGTAAGCTATGGAAGAACATTTACTGCACCTTATGATATGAAAGTAGCAACCATACCTGTAGGATATGCAGATGGATACTGGAGACATCTTTCAAATAATGGGGAAGTACTGATAAATGGAAAAAGAAGAAAAATTTTGGGAAGGGTTTGTATGGATCAATTTGTTGTAGAAGCAGATGATGAGGTTAAAATAGGCGATGAAGTAATTCTAATAGGAAGACAGGGAAATGAATTTATCAGCGCAGAAGAAATTGCTGATAAGGTTGGAACCATAAACTATGAGGTTACCTGCAGAATTTCAGAAAGGGTGCCTAGAATTTACAAAGGGGTGGAATTTTGA
- a CDS encoding 3'-5' exoribonuclease YhaM family protein — protein sequence MKLPKELIEKFREPYISELENYINSKVETIVKVKSKRLLETKNGQKYLLLTFEDKTGILRAIDWFNAEKNDAKINVGNVVRTQGKVVIYDGRIQLNILEDSNIIVLNEDEYNIERFVSESKMSSESAKTKISYFIDTIKNDTLKKLLIEIFKNDENLSEAFMSAPAGLRVHHNYVGGLAEHSITVASICENVSKIYTWLDRDLLITGALLHDIGKIYDYEISSHGIELTQKGELIGHIVSGFDIVKEKLNKINASSELSEKLLHMILSHHGELEWGSPVLPKTPEAYVLHMIENMDSKLNRMHNIKERELEINPEKIWSDFDPSLGRRILLKHDERG from the coding sequence TTGAAGTTACCTAAAGAACTGATCGAAAAATTTAGAGAACCTTATATCTCAGAACTTGAAAATTACATAAATTCAAAAGTTGAAACAATAGTAAAGGTAAAAAGTAAAAGACTTTTAGAAACTAAAAATGGGCAAAAATATTTACTTTTAACATTTGAAGACAAAACGGGTATACTTAGGGCCATTGACTGGTTTAATGCAGAAAAAAATGATGCTAAAATAAACGTTGGAAATGTTGTAAGGACACAAGGAAAGGTAGTAATATACGATGGAAGAATACAATTAAACATTTTAGAAGATTCAAATATCATTGTTCTCAATGAAGATGAATACAACATTGAAAGATTTGTATCGGAATCTAAGATGTCCTCAGAAAGTGCCAAAACTAAAATCAGTTATTTCATTGATACAATAAAAAATGATACTCTAAAAAAATTACTAATAGAAATATTTAAAAATGATGAAAATTTATCAGAAGCATTTATGAGTGCACCTGCAGGACTTAGAGTTCACCACAATTATGTAGGTGGTCTTGCAGAGCATAGTATAACAGTTGCTAGTATATGTGAAAATGTATCAAAAATATACACATGGCTTGATAGAGATCTTCTAATAACAGGTGCTTTATTACATGACATTGGAAAAATATACGACTATGAAATATCTTCACATGGTATTGAGCTAACACAAAAAGGAGAATTAATTGGTCATATCGTAAGTGGATTTGATATAGTAAAGGAAAAATTGAATAAAATAAATGCTAGCAGTGAGCTTTCAGAAAAGCTACTACATATGATACTCTCTCACCACGGTGAGCTTGAATGGGGTTCTCCAGTTCTACCAAAGACTCCAGAAGCTTATGTACTGCATATGATTGAAAACATGGATTCAAAATTAAACAGGATGCATAACATCAAAGAAAGAGAACTTGAAATAAACCCAGAAAAAATCTGGAGTGATTTTGATCCAAGTCTTGGAAGAAGAATCTTATTAAAACACGATGAGAGGGGTTAA
- the topA gene encoding type I DNA topoisomerase, with protein MSKKKKVIIVESPAKAKTIEKILGDEYKVISSKGHVRDLPQKKFGVDLNNFEPEFEIIPGKENVIESIKKEIKGKEVLLASDMDREGEAIAWHLSQIFNLKGKNRIVFTEITPNTIKKSVETPREIDIKKVNAQLARRILDRIVGYKISPLLWKIIKGAMSAGRVQSAALKIICDRERERFLFKPKEFYKVSINIKKVKANLWSINGKKIKQENITKEIAEDIKSNVKQVTLSDIVEKERKKSPPNPYITSTLQQDAATKLGFPVSKTMKIAQALYEGIDTKEGHLAFITYMRTDSTRVSEEAKQMAKEFIEKNFGKEYIGGSKKKKKNSKNVQDAHECIRPVNPEITPDIAKSLLSSDYYKLYKLIWERFMASQMKESKYKERTFIFQSEKYEFRTTYSHLIFDGFEKIYNTSSKEEEKIELEKGKTYKVSKVNIEKDTTKPPARFTEASLVKTLEAEGIGRPSTYATIISTLLARKYVKKEKKELIPTLLGFTVEDFLTKRFPEIVDKKFTALMEEELDKVESGEKEWKEVLDKFYSEFSKYLSTAQKEFYTIDYETDLPCQDCKEENYKLKIGKYGLYLNCEKCKTNKSIDNTINAVLIENKMFIAQALENHANETISENSCPKCGGHLVRKKGRYGYYFKCDNCDFTVSGYKIAQAKCPKCGSLVVMRRSKNGKTYWTCTNPDCDFMSWTEPKNEE; from the coding sequence ATGTCCAAAAAAAAGAAAGTGATCATAGTAGAATCACCAGCAAAAGCTAAAACTATTGAAAAAATTCTTGGAGATGAATATAAGGTTATATCTTCAAAAGGACACGTTAGAGATCTACCTCAAAAGAAATTTGGTGTGGACTTAAATAATTTTGAACCAGAATTTGAAATTATTCCTGGTAAAGAAAACGTAATTGAAAGTATAAAGAAAGAAATAAAAGGAAAAGAAGTGCTTCTTGCATCAGATATGGATAGAGAAGGAGAAGCTATTGCTTGGCACCTTTCACAAATCTTCAACCTTAAAGGGAAAAATAGAATAGTATTTACCGAAATTACTCCAAATACCATTAAAAAATCTGTGGAGACCCCCAGAGAAATAGATATAAAAAAAGTTAACGCGCAGCTTGCAAGAAGAATTTTAGATAGGATCGTAGGCTACAAAATAAGTCCATTACTATGGAAAATAATTAAAGGAGCTATGAGCGCTGGAAGAGTTCAATCTGCTGCGCTGAAAATAATTTGTGATAGGGAAAGAGAAAGATTCTTATTTAAACCAAAGGAATTCTATAAAGTATCTATTAATATAAAAAAAGTTAAAGCAAATCTTTGGAGCATTAACGGGAAAAAAATCAAACAGGAAAATATAACAAAAGAAATTGCAGAAGATATTAAAAGTAATGTAAAACAGGTAACACTTTCAGATATAGTCGAAAAAGAAAGAAAAAAATCTCCTCCAAATCCTTACATTACAAGTACGCTGCAACAAGACGCAGCTACAAAGTTAGGTTTTCCTGTTTCAAAAACAATGAAAATTGCACAAGCATTGTACGAAGGTATTGATACAAAAGAGGGTCATCTTGCTTTTATTACATACATGAGAACTGATTCAACCCGTGTATCAGAAGAAGCAAAACAAATGGCTAAAGAATTTATAGAAAAAAACTTTGGAAAAGAATATATTGGCGGCTCAAAAAAGAAAAAGAAAAACTCAAAAAATGTTCAAGATGCACATGAATGTATAAGGCCCGTTAATCCAGAAATAACTCCAGATATTGCAAAATCTTTACTATCAAGTGATTACTATAAGTTATACAAACTAATTTGGGAAAGATTTATGGCATCACAAATGAAAGAATCAAAATATAAAGAAAGAACATTTATTTTTCAAAGCGAAAAATATGAATTTAGAACAACATATTCTCATCTAATCTTTGATGGTTTTGAAAAAATATATAACACTTCTAGCAAGGAAGAAGAAAAAATAGAGCTTGAAAAAGGAAAAACATATAAAGTATCAAAAGTAAATATTGAAAAAGATACTACAAAACCTCCTGCAAGATTTACAGAAGCAAGTTTAGTAAAAACTTTAGAAGCAGAAGGAATTGGAAGACCAAGTACTTATGCTACTATAATTTCTACACTTCTTGCAAGAAAATACGTAAAAAAAGAAAAAAAAGAACTCATTCCTACATTACTCGGATTTACCGTAGAAGACTTTTTGACAAAAAGATTCCCAGAAATTGTTGACAAAAAGTTTACCGCATTAATGGAAGAAGAATTAGATAAAGTAGAATCAGGAGAAAAAGAATGGAAAGAAGTATTAGATAAATTCTACTCTGAGTTTTCAAAATACCTTTCAACCGCACAAAAAGAGTTTTACACTATTGACTATGAAACAGATTTACCTTGTCAAGATTGTAAAGAAGAAAATTACAAATTAAAAATTGGAAAGTATGGATTATATTTAAATTGTGAAAAATGCAAAACAAATAAAAGTATAGATAATACAATAAATGCGGTTCTAATAGAAAATAAAATGTTCATTGCACAGGCACTCGAAAATCATGCAAATGAAACCATTTCAGAAAATTCATGCCCAAAATGTGGTGGCCATCTAGTCAGAAAAAAAGGTAGATATGGATACTACTTCAAATGTGATAATTGTGATTTTACAGTTTCAGGATATAAAATAGCCCAGGCAAAATGTCCAAAATGTGGTTCATTGGTAGTTATGAGAAGAAGTAAAAACGGTAAAACATATTGGACATGTACCAACCCAGATTGCGATTTTATGTCTTGGACAGAACCTAAAAATGAAGAATAA
- a CDS encoding chromate transporter: MLRVFLEFVKIGFIAFGGGWSIIGIIKDAVLSNNWLTPEQFKEILSISQMTPGPVMLNTATYVGLKMYGITGAILNSIAVLVAPITFTTLFFIVRDRLPKEFITALKFGVIFLISLTFISLLTNISSFYQILISIVAFLLFTKTKIDPIYVIFISGIIGFFLF; encoded by the coding sequence GTGCTAAGAGTTTTCTTAGAATTTGTAAAAATAGGATTTATAGCATTTGGTGGTGGTTGGTCAATTATTGGTATAATTAAAGATGCTGTTCTCTCTAATAATTGGTTAACTCCCGAACAATTCAAAGAAATACTTTCAATATCTCAAATGACACCAGGACCTGTAATGCTCAATACGGCAACGTACGTTGGGCTAAAAATGTACGGAATAACAGGTGCCATTTTAAATTCTATTGCAGTGCTTGTTGCACCTATTACATTTACAACACTATTTTTTATAGTCCGTGATAGACTTCCAAAAGAATTTATAACAGCACTTAAATTTGGTGTTATTTTTTTGATCTCACTTACCTTCATATCGCTCCTTACAAACATAAGCAGTTTCTATCAAATTTTAATATCTATAGTTGCATTTCTTTTATTTACAAAAACCAAAATTGATCCAATATACGTGATTTTTATCTCTGGAATTATAGGTTTCTTCTTGTTCTAG